Genomic segment of Candidatus Latescibacterota bacterium:
GACAGTGAGTGCTCCGAGCTCTCTCGCTATCCTTGCGACTACAGGGCTGGCGCCGGTACCTGTCCCGCCTCCCATACCTGCGGTCACGAAAACCATGTCCGCTCCGTCGAGCATCTCCCTGACCAGATCGGCATCTTCTTCGACTGCCTTGCGACCGATATCGGGATTTCCGCCTGAACCGAGTCCCTTTGTCAGTCTTGTACCGATCTGCATCTTCTTGTGAGCCATGGAGAGTTCGAGCACCTGCGCATCGGTGTTGATTGCTACGAACTCTACGCCCTGAAGGCCGGCGGCGATCATCCTGTTGACGGCATTCCCCCCGGCGCCGCCTACTCCTACCACTCTCAAGTGAGCCAGTTCGTTGATCTCATCGAATTCAAACCGCATGTTCTGCCCCTTTCACTGCAAAATCCGGTTTAAAGAAATAAACTCGCTATTTTTCTGATCCTGTCGAGCATCATACGAAAATTGCCTCCAAGACTTTTCCGTGATGCTTCTCTATTTATTCTGTCACTTTCAAAGAACAGAAGTCCAACGGCGGCGCTCCAGCTCTCGTCCGCTACTACTTCCGAAAGCCCCATCAATCCCTCGGGAAGTCCCTTTCTCACTGGCAGGTCGAAGACCTGACCTGCTACACTCTTCATCCCCATCAGTTTGGAACCACCACCTGTCAAGACAACCCCTCCACCCATCGTATCGAACCATTGGCTGGACGAGACAGCGCTCTTGACCATTTCAAATATCTCTTCACATCTTGGTTCGATGATTGCCGCGATTATTTTTTTTCTTACTTCATGTCCCCCATTTTCCTGGTCACCCGGAAGGAGGACGATCTCGTCTTCCCCGGCGAGCGATTCGAGCGCCAGGCCATACTTCAGTTTAACATCACACGCTACCGACTCAGGAATCCTCAAACCGATGGCTATATCCCTCGTGATATTCTCCCCACCCGCTGGAATAACGCCGCTCATTCTTACGAACCCTCCGTGATACAACGCATAATCTGTTATGCCCCCTCCTATATCAATAACGAGGCATCCTGATGTCATCTCTTCATCTTTCAATACAGCATGGCCGCAGGCGATGGGTTGAAAGACAGTACTTATCATCTCGAGCCCGACTTTCTCGAAGACCCTCCTCAGGTTTTCTATCAATACCGTCTGGGCTGTGACAAGATGGACTTCCACTCCAAGTCTCGACGCGTTCATCCCGGTCGGATCACTGATACCTCGTTGATTGTCGACCATAAAATCCAAAGGGATCGTATGAAGGACTTCCATATCCGCTGGCAGAATTATATTCCCGGCTGCTTCTGTGACCCTCTCGATGTCAGCGTAAGTCACTTCACCGCGGTCCGATGGTATGGTTACCATCCCTCTACTGTTTATGCTCCGGACATGAGGCCCGGAAATACCGGCACAGACACCCTCGATCTCAAGGCCGGCCATCTTTTCAGCCTGCTCGATCGCCTGGCCGACACAGGCAGCCGCGTCCTCAATATCGATGACCATACCTTTTCTGATTCCCGCAGACGGTCTGCAGGCTGCTCCAATGATCTTCATGTGACCGTCGGTATACTCCCCGACTGTCGCAGCGACCTTTGTAGTTCCAAAATCGACACTCACTATGAACTCGGGATGCATGTCAGGATCTCACCTCCATCTCACCGGATGACGACCTGTCGGTCGAATCTTAGATCGATAAATTCTGGAAACTCTCCATCTTCCTGCAGGGCGCTATATACAGCCCTGAATTTCCTTACTCTATCCAGATAATCGGAACTACCCAATTGGACGATCGTTCCCTCGCTCATCCAGACGAGCAATATGTCTTCTCCGTCGATATGGATCTCTGAAAGCTGCTGAGCGGGGGAAAAGTTGAACTCCTTGAGCAATCTCAACACTTCCAGAGAATTGGTTATCATTCTCTTTCCTGTTTCCGTCCCGGCCTCTTTCGATGAAATCCCCGTTATCACAGGAAGATCCACTTCCCATTGGGTCTTATCATCCCGCAATATCACTCCCTCGTCATCTACTGCTTTCATCGTTTCAAAAGCAAGTAACGCTACCGGCACTCTCTCCTGAATGTAACAATCTATCCTGTGAAGTGGTCTCCGTCTGAAATCAGCGCGGTATACCTGAGAATGTGACATCAATCTGGATCCCAGTTCGGACAGGGAGACCGTGAAGACATTCGAACCGATATAGCGGTCGGCCATCGGCTGAAGTGAATCGGCTGGCAGATACCTTCCACCGTGAAGCCTTACTTCACGAAGCTCGAATGCGGTCGTGAAAAAGAAGATGTAGACAGTACCGGCGACCGCAAGCAATCCCAGGACAGATAGAAGTACCTGTGACAGTCTGACTTTCCGTTTCTTCCTCTTCACCATACGCCTTTTGTTACTCTTGACTATCAATCGTTGCTCTCCCTCTCAAGGTACTCTTCACCCATCTTGAAAATGTTTCCCGCCCCAAGAGTAAGAAGTACATCTCCTTCCTCCAGACACGAGTAAACCGATTCCCTTAGACCTTCCCAGTCGGGGATATATGTTACTTTTTTTGCTCCACCCCTGAGAGCACTCCTGTACACCAGCTCGCCAGTGATCCCGGGAATAGGCCGTTCTCCCGCCGCATATATTTCTGTAATGAATAGTTCGTCGGCATCATGAAAACATTCAGAGAACCTCTTATGCAGATCACGGGTCCTCGTATACCTGTGTGGCTGAAAAACCACGACGACTCTGCTATTGAAACTTTTTCTAGCCGTTTCTACAGCTGCCTTTATCTCGGTCGGATGGTGAGCATAGTCATCGATGACTGTCACTCCCGAGCTCTTTCCCTTGAATTCGAATCGCCTCCCCACACCCTTAAAATCATTGAATGCTTTTCTTACATCGTCAAATCCGATTCCGAGTTCTCCAGCAAGGGCACAAACACCGAGAGCATTAAGGACGTTGTGTCGACCTGGCAACCTGAGAAAAAACCGTCCTTTTTCCTCATCCCCTGCAATAACAGTGAATTCAGTTCCTTCTCCGCTGTATTCAGTTATTCTTCCTGTGATATCGGCCTCCACCGAAAACCCGTAAGTGATTATCCTGCGATCAATCCTTGGAAGAATGTTCCTTACATTCGGATCATCCAGGCAACAGATGACTGCGCCATTGAATGTGACCTGCCTCGCAAACCGCACAAACGCGTCGAAGATATTCTCAAGGCTCCCGTAGAAATCGAGATGTTCTGCGTCAATGTTTGTTATCAATGCGATATCAGGGGAAAGACGAACGAAATTCCCATCGCTCTCATCGACTTCGGCTACTATATATTCGCCTTCTCCAAGCCTGGCGTTTGTCTTAAGACTCTTGACCTTGCCTCCAACGACCACTGTTGGATCCAGTCCGGCTTCTTCCAGGACGACAGCAGCAAGTGAAGTAGTAGTAGTCTTTCCGTGGGCTCCAGCAATCGCTATCCCACTTCGCATTCTCATCAGTTCTCCGAGCATATCTGACCGGGGAATCACCGGGATTCCTGACTCATTGGCCGCTACGACCTCTGGATTTGTGGAGTTTATCGCTGACGATACGACAACTACTTCCGCATCTGCTATATTCCCCGCGCTGTGACCCTCGCAAATTCTGGCTCCCAGGGAAGATAGATGTTCTGTTATGTCAGATTTCTCCAGATCGGATCCGCTTACGATGAAACCAAGGTTGATCAAAACTTCCGCGATGCCGCTCATACCTATGCCGCCGATCCCGACAAAGTGGATGTTCTTCGCTTTACCGAGCATCGTTCCCTCCTTCATCGATCTCACCGTCATACTCATCTATTTTTTCCGATACACCCAGGTTCGCCTTGCCATTCAAGTATTCTTCAATGTCGTCACATATTGCTTCCGTCGCTCCTCTTCCACCCATCTCCTGAAGAGCTTTCGTCATATTCTCAAGGTTTCCCGTCACGTCAAAGATATCGCGAATTGCCATCCTCAGTGTCTCAGCGTTAAGATCCTCGTCCAGGATCATTTTCGCGCCCCCGGCGCGAACGACTGCCCTGGCATTGTGGACCTGATGGTCATCCGCCGACCACGGATAAGGAACAAGGATCGCCGGCAGGCTCATTGCAATCAATTCTGAGACACTCAGGGCTCCCGACCTTGCGAGAGCAATATCAGCGGCGAGATAGGCTTTGTAGATATCGTTTATATATGGAGAGACATAAACCCTCGATCCGGCCCTGGCAAGTTCATCTCTTACCTTTTCAAAATCCTTTTTCCCAGTCTGTACTATGGCCTGGATATCTTCATTTTCGAGGATGAAACGAGTAGCCGCCCTGTTCAGGGAAGCTGCGCCCTGGCTTCCACCGAAGACCAGAAGAACATGACCGTCGAGCCCAAGTCCGAATTCACCTTTTGAATCTTTTCCCGTATCCATCCTTACCTGTCTTACCTGGGTCCTCAAAGGATTTCCTGTAACTTTGATTCCCTTGTGACCTTTCAACCATTCCCGGGCACTCTCAAATCCCAGATATACCTTTTTAGCACACGGTGCGAGCATCCTGTTCGCAAGTCCCGGAATCGAGTTCTGCTCCTGCAGCACGATCCTTTTCCTCAGGATAAACGCCGAAATTATTACCGCCACGCTTGCGTAACCACCACTTCCGAAGACCAGATCCGGCTTGAACCGCAAGATGATAATTGAAGCCTGGACGATCCCGACCATGAGGCTGGCAATCGTTATGACCTTCCCGACAAACCCTCTTCCACGAACTCCTCTTGAGGAAATAAACTTTATCCGATATTCCGACTCGGGAACCACTCTCGCTTCAATTCCAGATCTTGTACCTATGAATAGTGCTTCAAATCCGGGATGACGGTCCGACATCAGTTCCGCGACCGCGAGCGCTGGATACAGGTGACCACCTGTTCCTCCTCCGGCAAATACGAACTTCATGCTTTTCTCCACCTTCATACCGGATCCTCCGCTGGACGCCTTCTTGCGTATATTGTCCTGCCATAACGCCCCAGGTTTTTACTCGCACGTTTGGAGGATTTTCGTCCACGGGACGATATATTCAACAAAATCCCGATAGCTGACATCGATGTCACAAGAGACGATCCACCATAACTCACAAAAGGCAGTGGCAGACCAACGATGGGAATCAGACCGAGTGTCATGGAAATATTGATGATCGCCGTCGAAAATATCGCCAGACCGATCCCATTCGCGAGCAGGTATCCGAAAGTATCGGGAGCCCTTTTTGCGGTACCTACGGCTTTTTTAAAAATGACTATAAACAGGGTAAGCACAACCAGTGTTCCTATCAGCCCGAATTCCTCGCCTATTATCGAATAGATAAAATCTGTATGGGCATCTGGTAGAAAACTGTATTTCTGGTGCCCCCTGCCAGGACCACAACCACAGATAAATCCGGACCCGATCGCGATAAGCGACTGGTTCAACTGCCAGCCCTGTCCCTGAATATCTGATCCCCTGTCAAGAAGAGCAGAGAACCGCTCCCTGACATGCGGAAAGCTGTAAAGGATCGGAACTGCGACAGCTGCCATTATCCCGGTCGAGGTTACAAGATGAATTATTCTACACCCGCCTATGAACAGAAGTACCAGGGAAAGTACGACTATCAGAGTCGCATTACTCACATTCGGTTGCAGCACCACAAGACCGGCTATCAGGAGTACGATCCCAAGAACCGGAAGATAACCTGTCTTAAAGTCCTTTATCTTGTTCCTGCGCTCGGATATCCACGCTGAAATGAATATTATCAGTGCAAACTTTGCGACTTCGACCGGCTGAAGCATGAACTTGAAGACCGGAAGCCAGCGACTGGCGCCCCTTGCTTCATGCCCCCAGATAAATATCGAGACAAGCAGGAAGACGGCCAGGCCGAGCCCCCACACCGAGACCTTCCTGTAGATACCGAAAGGGATCTTCATGAAGACAAAAAGACAGCACATTCCGATTCCAACTCTTATCGCGTGGCGTTGAATAAAAAAGAATGACGAGCTGAACTGTTCGCGGGCGATGACCTGGCTGGCCGAAAATACCATTATGAGGCCCAACGCGACCAGCAGGCAGGTCACAAAGAAAAGGTTCATATCGTATTTAGACCCCTTCTTCAATCCTTACTCCTTCTAAGCTCAGTAACGCATTCAGCAAAGACATCGCCCCTGTGTTCGAAATCATCAAACATGTCGAAACTCGCGCAGGCAGGAGAAAGGATGACCATATCCCCTTCTTCTGCTATTCCGGCCGCTTTCCTAACCGCGTCTTCCATGCTGGAAACCCTGTATGTCTCAACCTTCCCCGCGAGGGTGTCTTCGATCAACGAAGCAGCCTTTCCCAGCGTGACCACCGCCCTTACTTTTCGGACGACTTCAAGAAGACCGGAAAAATCATCACCCTTGTTATATCCTCCCGCGATCAGAACGACAGGCCTGTCCAGCCCGATAAGACTCTTTACCGCGGCTTCCACATTCGTAGCCTTTGAATCGTTGAAGAAAGACACACCATCGATCTCGGCTATATTCTCCATCCTGTGTCTGAGTCCCCTGAACGAGGACAAAGCCCTCTGACAAGTTTCAGCGCTGATCCCGACACACTCAACTGCCGCAATCGCCGACAGGGCGTTCTCAACATTGTGAAGACCGACGACTCCGAGTTCATTTCTTTCCATCACCGATTCTCCGCTTCCGTCAGGAAGTGTCCTGACAAGGTTGTCTCCATCCAGAAACACACCCCTGTCGATCCTGCCTGACGACGAGAATGGAATGAGCGCGCCTGGAAATTCCTCCGCAGCGCTCCTGCACCTTGCGTCATCATGATTGTAGAAAAACGAGTCTTCTTCCGAGCAATTTGCGTATATACGTTTCTTCGTGTCATAGTAATCGTCCAGGTTTCGATACCGATCGTGGTGGTCCGGTGTAAGATTGAGTATCCCGGCACACATCGGGTGGAAAGTGTCGGCTGTCTCCAACTGGAAACTGCTGATTTCTATGACATAATAACCTTTCGGGCCAAGCTCTCCCGCGACGGAGCTGAAGGGGATCCCGACGTTTCCCGCCACAAT
This window contains:
- the murG gene encoding undecaprenyldiphospho-muramoylpentapeptide beta-N-acetylglucosaminyltransferase; translated protein: MKVEKSMKFVFAGGGTGGHLYPALAVAELMSDRHPGFEALFIGTRSGIEARVVPESEYRIKFISSRGVRGRGFVGKVITIASLMVGIVQASIIILRFKPDLVFGSGGYASVAVIISAFILRKRIVLQEQNSIPGLANRMLAPCAKKVYLGFESAREWLKGHKGIKVTGNPLRTQVRQVRMDTGKDSKGEFGLGLDGHVLLVFGGSQGAASLNRAATRFILENEDIQAIVQTGKKDFEKVRDELARAGSRVYVSPYINDIYKAYLAADIALARSGALSVSELIAMSLPAILVPYPWSADDHQVHNARAVVRAGGAKMILDEDLNAETLRMAIRDIFDVTGNLENMTKALQEMGGRGATEAICDDIEEYLNGKANLGVSEKIDEYDGEIDEGGNDAR
- the ftsA gene encoding cell division protein FtsA, with protein sequence MHPEFIVSVDFGTTKVAATVGEYTDGHMKIIGAACRPSAGIRKGMVIDIEDAAACVGQAIEQAEKMAGLEIEGVCAGISGPHVRSINSRGMVTIPSDRGEVTYADIERVTEAAGNIILPADMEVLHTIPLDFMVDNQRGISDPTGMNASRLGVEVHLVTAQTVLIENLRRVFEKVGLEMISTVFQPIACGHAVLKDEEMTSGCLVIDIGGGITDYALYHGGFVRMSGVIPAGGENITRDIAIGLRIPESVACDVKLKYGLALESLAGEDEIVLLPGDQENGGHEVRKKIIAAIIEPRCEEIFEMVKSAVSSSQWFDTMGGGVVLTGGGSKLMGMKSVAGQVFDLPVRKGLPEGLMGLSEVVADESWSAAVGLLFFESDRINREASRKSLGGNFRMMLDRIRKIASLFL
- the murD gene encoding UDP-N-acetylmuramoyl-L-alanine--D-glutamate ligase, with product MTDKGNEITLVLGLARSGLAALRLLGSEGEKVRAADENREISLPEDLAGIDLRKGELDLSVLDGVSRMVISPGVPVEHSIVREAREAGVKVISELELAYSYVSAPVIGVTGTNGKSTTVSMIGAILKGAGKDVIVAGNVGIPFSSVAGELGPKGYYVIEISSFQLETADTFHPMCAGILNLTPDHHDRYRNLDDYYDTKKRIYANCSEEDSFFYNHDDARCRSAAEEFPGALIPFSSSGRIDRGVFLDGDNLVRTLPDGSGESVMERNELGVVGLHNVENALSAIAAVECVGISAETCQRALSSFRGLRHRMENIAEIDGVSFFNDSKATNVEAAVKSLIGLDRPVVLIAGGYNKGDDFSGLLEVVRKVRAVVTLGKAASLIEDTLAGKVETYRVSSMEDAVRKAAGIAEEGDMVILSPACASFDMFDDFEHRGDVFAECVTELRRSKD
- the ftsW gene encoding putative lipid II flippase FtsW, translated to MKKGSKYDMNLFFVTCLLVALGLIMVFSASQVIAREQFSSSFFFIQRHAIRVGIGMCCLFVFMKIPFGIYRKVSVWGLGLAVFLLVSIFIWGHEARGASRWLPVFKFMLQPVEVAKFALIIFISAWISERRNKIKDFKTGYLPVLGIVLLIAGLVVLQPNVSNATLIVVLSLVLLFIGGCRIIHLVTSTGIMAAVAVPILYSFPHVRERFSALLDRGSDIQGQGWQLNQSLIAIGSGFICGCGPGRGHQKYSFLPDAHTDFIYSIIGEEFGLIGTLVVLTLFIVIFKKAVGTAKRAPDTFGYLLANGIGLAIFSTAIINISMTLGLIPIVGLPLPFVSYGGSSLVTSMSAIGILLNISSRGRKSSKRASKNLGRYGRTIYARRRPAEDPV
- the murC gene encoding UDP-N-acetylmuramate--L-alanine ligase, with amino-acid sequence MLGKAKNIHFVGIGGIGMSGIAEVLINLGFIVSGSDLEKSDITEHLSSLGARICEGHSAGNIADAEVVVVSSAINSTNPEVVAANESGIPVIPRSDMLGELMRMRSGIAIAGAHGKTTTTSLAAVVLEEAGLDPTVVVGGKVKSLKTNARLGEGEYIVAEVDESDGNFVRLSPDIALITNIDAEHLDFYGSLENIFDAFVRFARQVTFNGAVICCLDDPNVRNILPRIDRRIITYGFSVEADITGRITEYSGEGTEFTVIAGDEEKGRFFLRLPGRHNVLNALGVCALAGELGIGFDDVRKAFNDFKGVGRRFEFKGKSSGVTVIDDYAHHPTEIKAAVETARKSFNSRVVVVFQPHRYTRTRDLHKRFSECFHDADELFITEIYAAGERPIPGITGELVYRSALRGGAKKVTYIPDWEGLRESVYSCLEEGDVLLTLGAGNIFKMGEEYLERESND
- a CDS encoding cell division protein FtsQ/DivIB, whose translation is MIVKSNKRRMVKRKKRKVRLSQVLLSVLGLLAVAGTVYIFFFTTAFELREVRLHGGRYLPADSLQPMADRYIGSNVFTVSLSELGSRLMSHSQVYRADFRRRPLHRIDCYIQERVPVALLAFETMKAVDDEGVILRDDKTQWEVDLPVITGISSKEAGTETGKRMITNSLEVLRLLKEFNFSPAQQLSEIHIDGEDILLVWMSEGTIVQLGSSDYLDRVRKFRAVYSALQEDGEFPEFIDLRFDRQVVIR